A window of Pantoea agglomerans contains these coding sequences:
- a CDS encoding HlyD family secretion protein, giving the protein MSQQDELQAAERDRANRRRILSIAAGSGIVIIGVLIILYAWQLWPFTSAIQSTENAYVRGQVTFISPQVNGYLTSVEVVDLQPVRKGQLLMTIDDRIYRQRVHQAQAQLAMKQAALRNNLQQRRSAEATIVSNKAALENARAQALKGGFDLKRVENLAADGSLSVRERDAARAANAQAQAAVRQAEAQVAVAQQNLQTVIVNRASLEGDVASAQAALELAEIDLANTRIVAPDAGQLGQLAVRKGAYVTAGTRLTSVVPDHKWIIANMKETQLADIRPGLPATFRVDALNGKRFDGHVEFISPAAGSEFSAISPDNATGNFVKIAQRIPVRIAIEAEDMRELRPGMSVEVSIDTAAPPRDKVVK; this is encoded by the coding sequence ATGAGTCAGCAGGATGAACTTCAGGCGGCAGAGCGCGATCGCGCTAACCGTCGCCGCATACTTTCGATTGCGGCGGGAAGCGGCATCGTCATTATTGGCGTGCTGATTATTTTATACGCCTGGCAGCTCTGGCCCTTTACCAGCGCGATACAGAGCACCGAGAACGCCTATGTGCGCGGTCAGGTAACCTTTATCAGCCCGCAGGTTAATGGCTATCTCACCTCGGTGGAGGTGGTGGATCTCCAGCCGGTGCGCAAAGGGCAGCTGCTGATGACCATCGACGATCGCATCTACCGGCAGCGCGTACATCAGGCGCAGGCGCAGCTGGCGATGAAGCAGGCGGCACTGCGTAACAACCTGCAGCAGCGCCGCAGCGCGGAAGCCACTATCGTCAGCAACAAGGCCGCGCTGGAAAATGCCAGAGCGCAGGCGCTGAAAGGGGGCTTTGACCTGAAGCGCGTGGAAAATCTGGCCGCCGACGGCTCGCTCTCGGTACGCGAGCGCGACGCGGCGCGCGCCGCTAACGCGCAGGCGCAGGCGGCGGTGCGTCAGGCAGAGGCGCAGGTTGCGGTGGCGCAGCAGAATCTGCAAACCGTTATCGTCAACCGCGCCTCACTTGAGGGTGACGTCGCCAGCGCCCAGGCGGCGCTGGAGCTGGCGGAGATCGACCTTGCAAATACCCGCATCGTGGCGCCGGACGCCGGTCAGCTCGGCCAGCTTGCGGTGCGCAAAGGCGCCTATGTTACGGCGGGCACCCGCCTTACCTCGGTGGTGCCGGACCATAAATGGATTATCGCCAATATGAAAGAGACGCAGCTGGCGGATATCCGGCCTGGCCTGCCGGCGACCTTCCGGGTCGACGCGCTCAACGGCAAGCGCTTTGATGGCCACGTAGAGTTTATCTCGCCGGCGGCGGGCTCTGAATTCAGCGCGATTTCACCGGATAATGCCACCGGCAACTTCGTTAAAATCGCCCAGCGTATTCCGGTGCGTATCGCCATCGAAGCGGAGGATATGCGCGAACTGCGGCCCGGTATGTCAGTAGAGGTGAGCATCGACACCGCTGCGCCGCCGCGTGACAAGGTGGTGAAGTAA
- a CDS encoding efflux transporter outer membrane subunit has product MRRLLCSALAALALSGCVTEVEKAPASLPIPPQWRNQVGPAAAPEAEWWRAFGDDSLNRLVAQALRNNLDILTARSRVEQYRAELRAAQGDNFPTLSAGVGVTHQRALSSVTGQPYESAVYQGLLQASYDVDLWGARSSSIAASQASLEAQRAAASAVELTVASSVASGYMSLVALDEQLRVTEATLATRGNSLRLAQRQFESGYSSRLEWMQAASEFQTAKAQVPQLRHQIAQQENALSILVGMNPREIARRPRFNQIMPQQMPQVLPSQLLNRRPDIVEAQRLLLAADATLASSKAKLLPSLNLTASGTLQSSELHQLIDNPFRLWSIGGSVLAPLLNREALTAQVDVSMAARNQALYGYEKVVRNAFSEVNDAMDAILQGQAQLAELQKQEEYVSEALRIARNRYQNGYASYLDELDAQRTLYNTQLNLVAVKNDLLLAQIALYRALGGGWQAR; this is encoded by the coding sequence ATGAGGCGGCTGTTATGCAGCGCCCTGGCGGCGCTGGCGCTGAGCGGCTGCGTCACCGAGGTGGAGAAGGCGCCCGCCTCGCTGCCGATCCCGCCGCAGTGGCGCAATCAGGTCGGCCCCGCCGCCGCGCCGGAAGCGGAGTGGTGGCGCGCCTTCGGCGACGACAGCCTTAACCGGCTGGTGGCGCAGGCGCTGCGCAACAACCTCGATATTCTTACGGCGCGTTCGCGCGTCGAGCAGTACCGCGCCGAGCTGCGCGCGGCGCAGGGGGATAACTTCCCGACCCTGAGTGCGGGCGTCGGCGTAACGCATCAGCGCGCGCTCTCTTCCGTTACCGGGCAGCCCTACGAGAGCGCCGTTTATCAGGGGCTGCTGCAGGCCAGCTACGATGTCGACCTCTGGGGAGCGCGCAGCAGCAGCATTGCGGCCAGCCAGGCGTCGCTGGAGGCGCAGCGCGCGGCGGCATCGGCGGTGGAACTGACCGTGGCCAGCTCGGTGGCGTCGGGTTATATGAGCCTGGTGGCGCTCGACGAGCAGCTGCGCGTTACCGAGGCGACGCTTGCGACGCGCGGCAATTCCCTGCGGCTGGCGCAGCGCCAGTTTGAAAGCGGCTACAGCTCGCGGCTGGAGTGGATGCAGGCGGCCTCTGAGTTCCAGACGGCGAAGGCGCAGGTGCCGCAGCTCAGGCATCAGATCGCTCAGCAGGAGAACGCCCTGAGCATTCTGGTGGGGATGAACCCGCGCGAGATTGCGCGTCGCCCCCGGTTCAACCAGATTATGCCGCAGCAGATGCCGCAGGTGCTGCCGTCGCAGCTGCTTAACCGGCGGCCCGATATCGTTGAGGCGCAGCGCCTGCTGCTGGCGGCGGACGCGACGCTCGCCTCGTCAAAAGCGAAGCTGCTGCCGTCGCTCAACCTGACCGCAAGCGGTACCCTGCAAAGCAGCGAGCTGCACCAGCTGATCGACAACCCGTTCCGCCTCTGGAGCATCGGCGGCAGCGTGCTGGCGCCGCTGCTGAACCGCGAAGCGCTGACGGCGCAGGTGGATGTGTCGATGGCGGCGCGCAACCAGGCGCTGTACGGCTATGAGAAGGTGGTGCGCAACGCCTTCTCCGAAGTGAATGACGCCATGGACGCCATCCTGCAAGGGCAGGCGCAGCTGGCGGAGCTGCAGAAGCAGGAGGAGTATGTTTCAGAGGCGCTGCGCATCGCCCGCAATCGCTATCAAAACGGCTACGCCTCCTATCTGGACGAGCTGGACGCGCAGCGTACGCTTTACAATACCCAGCTCAATCTGGTCGCGGTAAAAAACGATCTGCTGCTGGCACAAATCGCCCTTTATCGCGCGCTGGGCGGCGGCTGGCAGGCGCGTTAA